One Triticum dicoccoides isolate Atlit2015 ecotype Zavitan chromosome 4B, WEW_v2.0, whole genome shotgun sequence genomic window carries:
- the LOC119293236 gene encoding pollen allergen KBG 41-like: MAVHQWTVALFVAVALVAGPAMSYAVETSNALAGAQPKATTEEQQLIEKANIAFKAAVAAAAVVAPADKYKTFQATFSLNFGWSIGGITGTFNFQATFTTRIAFAQLSAYHFAKGATPEAKYEAFVAILSESLRIIAGILEVHAVKPAGEEVKGAIPADELKAIDQIDAAFRTAAAAADAAPLKDKFAVFKSAFNKAIKETTGGAYEGYKFVPDLVSSIKKIYGITVPKTPKDKLLAFESALSKTILAMAAAATAPSTPTAATATATATPTPEI; this comes from the coding sequence ATGGCAGTGCATCAGTGGACAGTGGCGCTCTTTGTGGCTGTCGCCCTCGTGGCGGGGCCAGCCATGTCGTACGCTGTCGAAACCAGCAATGCCCTGGCCGGGGCACAACCAAAGGCCACGACCGAGGAGCAGCAGCTAATTGAGAAGGCCAATATCGCCTTCAAGGCGGCTGTGGCGGCCGCAGCCGTGGTCGCTCCAGCGGACAAGTACAAGACATTCCAGGCCACCTTCAGCCTGAACTTTGGCTGGTCTATCGGAGGGATCACCGGCACGTTCAACTTCCAAGCCACTTTCACCACCAGGATCGCCTTTGCTCAATTGTCAGCCTACCACTTCGCCAAGGGCGCTACCCCGGAGGCCAAGTACGAAGCCTTCGTGGCCATCCTAAGCGAGTCGCTCCGCATCATCGCCGGCATCCTCGAGGTCCACGCCGTCAAGCCCGCCGGCGAGGAAGTCAAGGGGGCGATCCCTGCCGATGAGCTGAAGGCCATCGACCAGATCGACGCTGCCTTTAGgactgcagccgccgccgccgacgctgcCCCGCTCAAGGACAAGTTCGCCGTCTTCAAGTCCGCCTTCAACAAGGCCATCAAGGAAACTACAGGCGGTGCATACGAGGGCTATAAATTCGTCCCCGACCTCGTGTCCAGCATCAAGAAGATCTACGGCATCACTGTTCCCAAGACGCCCAAGGACAAGCTCTTGGCCTTTGAGTCCGCCCTGAGCAAGACCATCCTCGCCATGGCAGCTGCCGCCACCGCCCCTTCCACTCCCACTGCCGCCACTGCCACAGCAACCGCCACTCCCACTCCCGAAATATGA
- the LOC119293235 gene encoding pollen allergen KBG 41-like — protein sequence MAVQQCTVALVVAVALVAGPAVSYAAEAGNAPAGAQPKATTEEQKLIEKANNAFKAAVAAAAAAPPEDKGNIFVKTFRQNNGNWSLEGVTDASSSTDSLNTRVTFAMMRAFWDTKGATPEAKYDSFVAIFGESLRIIAGILEVHAVKPAAEEVKGPIPAGELKAIGQIDAAFRTAATAADAAPAKDRSAVFDSAFDKAIKETTGGASGGYKYVPALESAVKEAYAPTNPKNPKIRLMTYETAMVETIFAMAAAATAAAPTPAPAAGGHKS from the coding sequence ATGGCAGTGCAGCAATGCACGGTGGCGCTAGTGGTGGCCGTCGCCCTCGTGGCAGGGCCAGCCGTCTCGTACGCCGCCGAAGCCGGCAACGCCCCGGCCGGGGCACAGCCCAAGGCCACGACCGAGGAGCAGAAGCTAATTGAGAAGGCCAACAACGCCTTCAAGGCGGCCGTGGCTGCCGCAGCCGCAGCCCCTCCAGAGGACAAGGGCAATATATTCGTGAAGACCTTCAGACAGAACAATGGCAACTGGTCTCTCGAGGGGGTCACCGACGCGTCCAGCTCCACCGACAGTCTCAACACCAGGGTCACCTTCGCTATGATGAGGGCCTTTTGGGACACCAAGGGCGCTACCCCGGAGGCCAAGTACGACTCCTTCGTGGCTATCTTCGGCGAGTCGCTCCGCATCATCGCCGGCATCCTCGAGGTGCACGCCGTCAAGCCCGCTGCCGAGGAAGTCAAGGGCCCGATCCCTGCCGGCGAGCTGAAGGCCATCGGCCAGATCGACGCCGCCTTCAGGACTGCAGCCACcgccgccgacgctgccccggccaagGACAGGTCCGCCGTCTTCGACTCCGCCTTCGACAAGGCCATCAAGGAGACCACGGGCGGTGCATCCGGGGGCTACAAATACGTCCCCGCCCTCGAGTCCGCGGTCAAGGAGGCCTACGCCCCCACTAATCCCAAAAACCCTAAGATCAGGCTTATGACCTATGAGACCGCCATGGTCGAGACCATCTTCGCCAtggctgccgccgccaccgccgccgctcccacTCCCGCCCCCGCTGCCGGTGGCCACAAAAGCTGA
- the LOC119294669 gene encoding ferredoxin C 2, chloroplastic-like, with protein sequence MAACPAATTARVGAAHGGGLWRRSGRSPSLLPRPARGTSTTARASELQQAPAPAPAPAAAVPTHKVTVHDRERGVVHQFVVPQDQYILHTAEAQDITLPFACRHGCCTSCAVRIKSGQIRQPEALGISADLREQGYALLCVGYPSSDLEVETQDEDEVYWLQFGRYFARGPVDRDDYALELAMGDE encoded by the exons ATGGCGGCGTGCCCCGCCGCGACCAC GGCTCGCGTGGGAGCAGCGCACGGAGGAGGCCTCTGGAGGAGAAGCGGGAGGAGCCCGAGCCTCCTCCCGCGCCCGGCCCGTGGCACGAGCACCACGGCGCGCGCCTCGGAGCTACAGcaggcccccgcccccgcccccgccccggcCGCCGCCGTCCCGACCCACAAGGTCACCGTCCACGACCGGGAGCGCGGGGTCGTCCACCAGTTCGTCGTGCCCCAG GACCAGTACATTCTGCACACCGCGGAGGCACAGGACATCACGCTCCCATTCGCCTGCCGCCATG GTTGCTGCACTAGCTGCGCTGTTAGGATAAAATCAGGGCAAATAAGACAGCCTGAAGCTCTCGGAATATCTGCCGACTTAAGAGAGCAG GGCTATGCTTTGTTATGTGTTGGCTACCCATCCTCTGATCTTGAAGTTGAAACGCAAGATGAAGACGAG GTATATTGGCTCCAGTTTGGAAGATACTTTGCGCGGGGGCCTGTT GATAGAGATGATTACGCGCTAGAGCTTGCAATGGGAGACGAGTGA